From Micromonospora nigra, one genomic window encodes:
- a CDS encoding NAD-dependent epimerase/dehydratase family protein: MRLLVLGGTWFVGHAIVTAAIDAGWEVTTFNRGTSDPFLEAVQPIRGDRTRSEDVTTLAAAGPWDAVVDTSGYVPRNVLDVARTLAPVAERYVFMSTVSVYQDWPLKPFSEQSEVLYCPPDAGPDYGTDTEDGPTQYGYQKSGCEAAAVAAFGADRTTILRPGVVLGPREYVGRLPWWLRRVAAGGQVLAPGSPDRTIQPVDVRDLAAFTLHSITEGSSGAFNVCAPVGGATFGGLLADCAHATQAGASFEWVPDEVLLSQGVRQWSELPLWRTFDGVWGVDTTKAQAAGLRCRPLSLTVRDTWRWMVESGEASNHDRAAEIGISPEREAQVLAAWRQQSGERAR; this comes from the coding sequence ATGCGTTTGCTAGTGCTCGGCGGAACCTGGTTCGTAGGCCACGCGATCGTCACGGCCGCCATCGATGCTGGCTGGGAGGTCACCACGTTCAACCGGGGCACCTCCGACCCCTTCCTAGAGGCCGTCCAGCCCATCCGGGGCGACCGGACCCGCTCTGAGGACGTCACCACCCTCGCCGCCGCTGGCCCCTGGGATGCCGTGGTCGACACCTCGGGCTATGTGCCTAGGAACGTTCTCGACGTAGCTCGCACGCTCGCTCCTGTAGCCGAACGCTACGTCTTCATGTCCACGGTCAGCGTCTACCAAGACTGGCCGCTGAAGCCCTTCAGCGAGCAGTCCGAGGTGCTCTACTGCCCGCCGGACGCCGGCCCCGATTATGGCACTGACACCGAGGATGGGCCGACCCAGTACGGCTACCAAAAGTCCGGCTGCGAGGCAGCAGCCGTCGCCGCGTTCGGAGCTGACCGGACAACGATCCTGCGTCCCGGTGTCGTGCTCGGCCCGCGTGAGTACGTCGGCCGCCTGCCGTGGTGGCTGCGCCGCGTGGCTGCGGGTGGGCAAGTCCTAGCCCCCGGCTCCCCCGACCGCACGATTCAGCCGGTCGACGTACGCGACCTGGCCGCGTTCACACTCCACAGCATCACCGAAGGCTCCTCGGGCGCGTTCAACGTCTGCGCCCCGGTGGGCGGTGCCACCTTCGGCGGACTACTGGCGGACTGCGCTCACGCCACCCAGGCGGGCGCTTCCTTCGAGTGGGTGCCCGATGAGGTGTTGCTCAGCCAAGGCGTCCGGCAGTGGTCTGAACTGCCTCTATGGCGCACGTTCGACGGCGTATGGGGCGTCGATACCACCAAGGCGCAGGCAGCCGGCCTGCGCTGCCGGCCGCTCTCCCTGACCGTCCGCGACACCTGGCGGTGGATGGTGGAGAGCGGTGAAGCCAGCAACCACGACCGGGCCGCCGAGATCGGCATCAGCCCGGAAAGGGAAGCGCAGGTATTGGCCGCCTGGCGGCAGCAGTCAGGTGAGCGGGCGCGCTGA
- a CDS encoding helix-turn-helix domain-containing protein produces the protein MAEPLAAAKNDRPRFRSVADTATILGMSEVTLYRAIHAGQFPAIKVRGRFVIPARAIDEMEASALAYGLVDASNYALRPAG, from the coding sequence GTGGCTGAACCCCTCGCCGCCGCCAAGAACGACCGCCCTCGGTTCCGGTCGGTCGCGGACACCGCAACGATTCTCGGCATGTCGGAGGTGACCCTCTACCGCGCGATCCACGCCGGCCAGTTCCCCGCCATCAAGGTCCGTGGCCGCTTCGTGATCCCGGCACGCGCCATCGACGAAATGGAGGCGTCCGCGCTGGCGTACGGCCTGGTGGACGCCAGCAACTACGCGTTGCGGCCCGCCGGGTGA
- a CDS encoding DUF6284 family protein — protein sequence MTESNHSPDVEPNAAELSEIEQELPLIEAEVLLLDAQIVVLTSDAGPTELDWQRLRRAQRRVLREARDLLAVRSADGRAA from the coding sequence GTGACTGAGTCGAACCACTCCCCCGACGTCGAGCCGAACGCCGCTGAACTCTCCGAGATCGAGCAGGAGTTGCCGCTGATCGAGGCTGAGGTTTTGTTGCTCGACGCGCAGATCGTCGTACTGACCAGCGACGCCGGCCCGACCGAGTTGGACTGGCAGCGGCTTCGTCGGGCACAGCGCCGGGTGCTGCGTGAGGCGCGTGACCTGCTCGCCGTTCGCTCGGCCGACGGCCGGGCGGCGTAG
- a CDS encoding ABC transporter permease: MTAPTLSAFPRPVEDLIPAARDLADQLGEIPSRNRIKKELRVGGPKADAILAALTRTDASRTTAEPTNDPVDSVPDPTANPVPASDLPPASDNTPPVVSEQAAPVADLGTNITTEAIPADSTGNRRAVVWPVVLLALPAFVAIWSGWVGLGGLTGFGVVHPLPGIWDSFSINSAITLPIGVETYGAYALYVWLSGRVPDRARRFAKWSAIASLLVGALGQVAYHLLEAAGVTSAPWWITTAVACLPVAVLGMGAALAHLVRTHD, from the coding sequence ATGACCGCCCCCACGCTGTCGGCCTTCCCCCGGCCGGTCGAAGACCTGATCCCCGCCGCCCGCGACCTGGCCGACCAGCTCGGCGAGATCCCGTCGCGCAACCGCATCAAGAAGGAGCTGCGGGTGGGTGGTCCGAAGGCTGACGCGATCCTCGCCGCGCTGACCCGCACCGACGCTTCACGGACCACCGCCGAGCCCACCAACGACCCGGTCGACAGCGTCCCGGACCCGACCGCTAACCCGGTTCCGGCATCGGACCTGCCGCCGGCCAGCGACAACACCCCGCCGGTCGTGTCGGAGCAGGCAGCACCCGTCGCAGACCTGGGCACCAACATCACGACCGAGGCGATTCCGGCCGACTCGACGGGCAACCGGCGGGCAGTGGTGTGGCCGGTGGTGCTGCTGGCACTGCCCGCGTTCGTGGCGATCTGGTCCGGGTGGGTCGGACTCGGCGGACTCACCGGGTTCGGGGTGGTCCACCCGTTGCCGGGGATCTGGGACAGCTTCTCCATCAACTCGGCGATCACCCTGCCGATCGGCGTGGAGACGTACGGCGCGTACGCGCTCTACGTGTGGCTGTCCGGCCGAGTGCCGGACCGGGCCCGCCGCTTCGCCAAGTGGTCCGCCATCGCCTCGCTGCTCGTCGGCGCGCTCGGCCAGGTCGCCTACCACCTCTTGGAGGCAGCCGGGGTCACCTCGGCCCCGTGGTGGATCACCACCGCCGTCGCCTGCCTCCCGGTGGCGGTGCTCGGCATGGGCGCCGCCCTCGCACACCTCGTCCGGACGCACGACTAG
- a CDS encoding DUF3307 domain-containing protein, with amino-acid sequence MFADPTGRHAATFAAVFVALYVAHQVADHWVQTQHQADCKGQPGWTGRIACAAHVATYTATAGLALVFLIAGTGLRLAPWGVAVGLTISAVTHYIADRRTPLRRIAAALGSADFYALGAPRPGRDDNPSLGTGAYALDQSWHIGWLFIAALFAA; translated from the coding sequence ATGTTCGCAGATCCCACCGGCCGCCACGCCGCCACGTTCGCAGCCGTGTTCGTCGCCCTCTACGTCGCCCACCAGGTCGCCGATCACTGGGTGCAGACGCAGCACCAGGCCGACTGCAAGGGGCAGCCTGGCTGGACCGGCCGCATCGCCTGCGCCGCCCACGTCGCCACCTACACCGCCACCGCCGGCCTGGCGCTGGTGTTCCTGATCGCCGGCACCGGCTTGAGGCTCGCCCCGTGGGGTGTGGCGGTCGGGCTGACCATCTCGGCGGTCACCCACTACATCGCCGATCGGCGCACCCCGCTTCGCCGGATCGCCGCCGCCCTCGGCTCGGCCGACTTCTACGCCCTCGGCGCACCCCGCCCCGGCCGTGACGACAACCCGAGCTTGGGCACCGGGGCCTACGCCCTCGACCAGTCCTGGCACATCGGCTGGCTGTTCATCGCTGCCCTGTTCGCCGCCTGA
- a CDS encoding cell division protein FtsK codes for MTSPRDDDRFDWRAAERDLTGDAPDANVVDLDAARTARINADSDDGGPVLVDSPAAQRAPRFTLDGVRAGQRRPILPAWLRSRAELRDTMRWAVGHLLHTTAYHATRTPKYAGKLALRAPAGAWRMLSGATRWLFDWEGEPVRQATVRRENAEDYLKLSRQRDRRVRWRGIVATFTLAIALAGGVAVALAPEWARWAVLALLVTLCGMFGQPADKPLLDTAVVVPRVARLTSDVVVRALAVLGISGISQAIAKQGNRAIAFTAPITRDGPGWRADIDLPPGVTAGDVIERRDRLAAGLTRPLGCVWPEGQPEVHPGRLLLWVGDQDMAAAKPAAWPLLKASGGFDLAKPVPFGTDPRGRIISFDLPYTNLLIGSIPGYGKTAATQVPMLAAALDPYAELWCFDFKGTGGLDPLEKVSARYASGQDDDTAEEGLLALRELRKECQRRAAVIKGLPKAVCPDNKVTPELARRKKLGLHWLVVALDEVQELFSHPEFGKEAGELAEKIIKLGRALGVILVVATQRPDAKSLPTGVSANAGTRFCLRVMGQIENDMILGTSAYKNGIRATMFAKKDKGVGYLVGAADDAQIVRTFYVDGPTAEKITDRARALREAAGTLTGHAIGQATPTPAARRDTLLDDILTVVPATEPKVWAETLTERLAELNADAYGDLTRDQLTAALKPYGITTGQVWGTDPTTGKGANRRGIDRADIADAVAERHKRRGDKAA; via the coding sequence ATGACGTCCCCCCGAGACGACGACCGATTCGACTGGCGGGCCGCCGAGCGCGACCTGACCGGAGATGCCCCCGACGCGAACGTGGTCGACCTGGACGCCGCCCGTACCGCCCGCATCAACGCCGACAGCGACGACGGTGGGCCGGTGCTGGTCGATTCGCCGGCCGCGCAGCGCGCGCCGCGGTTCACCCTCGACGGCGTACGCGCCGGTCAGCGGCGTCCGATCCTGCCGGCCTGGCTGCGCTCGCGTGCCGAGCTGCGCGACACGATGCGGTGGGCGGTCGGGCACCTGTTGCACACCACCGCCTACCACGCCACCCGTACGCCGAAGTACGCCGGCAAGTTGGCGCTGCGCGCCCCGGCCGGCGCGTGGCGGATGCTGTCCGGGGCGACCCGGTGGCTGTTCGACTGGGAAGGCGAGCCGGTCCGGCAGGCCACCGTCCGCCGAGAGAACGCCGAGGACTACCTCAAGCTGTCCCGCCAGCGTGACCGGCGGGTGCGGTGGCGTGGCATCGTCGCCACTTTCACCCTCGCCATCGCCCTGGCCGGGGGCGTGGCGGTCGCTCTCGCACCGGAGTGGGCGCGGTGGGCCGTGCTGGCGCTGCTGGTGACGCTGTGCGGGATGTTCGGTCAGCCGGCCGACAAGCCGCTGCTCGACACCGCCGTGGTCGTGCCCAGGGTCGCCCGGCTCACCTCCGATGTGGTGGTACGCGCCCTGGCGGTGCTCGGCATCTCCGGCATCAGCCAGGCCATTGCCAAGCAGGGCAACCGCGCTATCGCCTTCACCGCCCCGATCACCCGCGACGGCCCCGGCTGGCGGGCCGACATCGATCTGCCGCCGGGCGTGACCGCTGGGGACGTAATCGAGCGGCGCGATCGGCTCGCCGCCGGCCTCACCCGGCCGCTGGGCTGCGTCTGGCCGGAGGGACAGCCGGAGGTGCACCCAGGCCGACTGCTGCTGTGGGTCGGGGATCAGGACATGGCCGCCGCGAAGCCGGCTGCCTGGCCGCTGCTCAAGGCGTCCGGCGGTTTCGACCTCGCCAAGCCGGTGCCGTTCGGCACCGACCCGCGTGGACGGATCATCTCCTTCGACCTGCCCTACACGAACCTGCTCATCGGTTCGATCCCTGGCTACGGCAAGACGGCCGCCACGCAGGTGCCGATGCTCGCCGCAGCCCTGGACCCGTACGCGGAACTGTGGTGCTTCGACTTCAAGGGCACCGGTGGACTCGACCCGTTGGAGAAGGTGTCGGCGCGGTATGCGTCGGGGCAGGACGACGACACCGCCGAAGAGGGGCTGTTGGCGTTGCGGGAGCTGCGCAAGGAGTGCCAGCGCCGCGCCGCCGTCATCAAGGGCCTACCCAAGGCGGTGTGCCCGGACAACAAGGTCACCCCCGAACTCGCCCGGCGCAAGAAGCTCGGCCTGCACTGGCTCGTGGTCGCGCTGGACGAGGTACAGGAACTCTTCTCGCACCCGGAGTTCGGCAAGGAAGCCGGGGAACTCGCCGAGAAGATCATCAAGCTCGGCCGTGCCCTGGGCGTGATCCTTGTCGTGGCCACCCAGCGGCCCGACGCCAAGAGCCTCCCCACGGGGGTCAGCGCGAACGCCGGTACCCGCTTCTGCTTGCGGGTCATGGGGCAGATCGAGAACGACATGATCCTCGGCACGTCGGCATACAAGAACGGCATCCGGGCGACCATGTTCGCCAAGAAGGACAAGGGCGTGGGCTACCTCGTCGGCGCGGCCGACGACGCGCAGATCGTGCGCACCTTCTACGTCGACGGCCCCACCGCCGAGAAGATCACCGACCGGGCCCGCGCCCTGCGCGAGGCTGCCGGGACGCTCACCGGTCACGCGATCGGGCAGGCCACGCCGACCCCGGCGGCGCGGCGGGACACCCTGTTGGACGACATCCTCACCGTGGTCCCGGCGACGGAGCCGAAGGTGTGGGCGGAGACGCTGACGGAGCGGCTCGCCGAGTTGAACGCCGACGCGTACGGAGACCTGACTCGCGATCAGCTGACGGCGGCGCTCAAGCCGTACGGAATCACCACGGGGCAGGTGTGGGGCACCGACCCCACTACCGGCAAGGGCGCGAACCGGCGCGGCATCGACCGGGCCGACATCGCCGATGCGGTTGCAGAGCGTCACAAGCGGCGCGGCGACAAAGCCGCCTAA
- a CDS encoding DUF3987 domain-containing protein, whose product MTRPPAHDHAAEQAVIGAALLNPSVVADLAPTLAPTDFHRPAHGRLWETLCAMHATGEPVDPIALAARLAATGDLAKVGGAPYLHTLIAAVPTTANAGHYARIVADHARRRQVADLGVYFAEKADQGADVADVLATGRAMLDHAATGTQWAPLIPLGDRRHLPEFPAYVLPEWVAEHVYAVAEFTQTPVDLAGCIALAALSTAAGGRAEVEVRGSWREPTNLFTVVVLPPGSRKSAVFAAMTGPLLAAEKTLVERTKPAIVEAELAARVAGKTAEKAAIAAANADASGRDTLLAEATAAAMNADAVTVPVLPQLVADDVTSEEAASLLAEQGGRLAVLSPEGGIFATIAGRYSGTPNLEVFLKGHAGDMLRVNRRSRAPEHVEHPALTLGLAVQPDVLRDIADMPGFRGKGLLARILFSLPENTVGRRKIGADPVPEPIATAYAANLGALVATLAEWTDPAVLPLTPEANERVLDIERAVEPRLAPGGAWGHVVDWGSKYTGAVVRLAGLIHLAEHLRDGWGKPVTAETVERAALLGEYFAAHALAAFDDMGADKSTRYARLVLAWIERTGSTTFTKKELYRAVRSQIPTAADLDPVLSLLEVHGYLRHLDPPARTGAGRPPSPAFLVHPDVHQTAGTVHALPATAGRRPA is encoded by the coding sequence GTGACCCGACCGCCCGCACACGACCACGCCGCCGAGCAGGCCGTGATCGGCGCTGCGCTACTCAACCCGTCCGTCGTCGCCGACCTCGCCCCCACGCTCGCCCCGACCGATTTCCACCGGCCGGCACACGGTCGGCTGTGGGAAACGCTTTGCGCGATGCACGCCACCGGTGAACCGGTCGACCCGATCGCCCTGGCCGCCCGACTCGCCGCAACCGGCGACCTGGCCAAGGTCGGCGGTGCCCCGTACCTACACACCCTCATTGCCGCTGTGCCCACCACCGCGAACGCCGGGCACTACGCGCGGATCGTCGCCGACCACGCCCGCCGCCGCCAGGTCGCCGACCTCGGCGTCTACTTCGCCGAGAAAGCCGACCAGGGTGCCGACGTCGCCGACGTCCTCGCCACCGGCCGCGCAATGCTCGACCACGCCGCCACCGGCACCCAGTGGGCACCGCTGATCCCGCTCGGCGACCGCCGGCACCTCCCCGAGTTCCCGGCCTACGTGCTGCCCGAATGGGTCGCCGAGCACGTCTACGCCGTCGCCGAGTTCACCCAAACCCCCGTCGACCTCGCCGGCTGCATCGCCCTAGCCGCCCTGTCCACCGCCGCCGGGGGCCGCGCCGAAGTGGAGGTACGCGGCTCCTGGCGCGAACCGACCAACCTGTTCACCGTCGTCGTGCTGCCGCCCGGCTCCCGCAAATCCGCCGTGTTCGCCGCCATGACCGGGCCGCTACTCGCCGCAGAGAAGACCCTTGTCGAGCGGACCAAACCGGCGATCGTGGAAGCCGAGCTGGCCGCCCGCGTCGCCGGCAAGACGGCCGAGAAAGCCGCCATCGCCGCCGCGAACGCCGACGCGTCCGGCCGGGACACCCTGCTTGCCGAAGCGACGGCCGCCGCGATGAATGCCGACGCCGTGACCGTGCCCGTCCTACCGCAACTGGTCGCCGACGACGTCACCAGCGAGGAAGCCGCATCCCTGCTCGCCGAGCAGGGCGGACGCCTCGCCGTCCTCTCCCCCGAAGGGGGCATCTTCGCCACGATCGCCGGCCGCTACTCCGGCACTCCCAACCTGGAAGTGTTCCTCAAGGGCCACGCCGGAGACATGCTGCGCGTCAACCGCCGCTCACGCGCCCCCGAACACGTCGAACACCCCGCCCTCACCCTCGGCCTGGCCGTGCAACCCGACGTGCTGCGCGACATAGCCGACATGCCCGGCTTCCGAGGCAAAGGGCTGCTGGCCCGAATCCTGTTCAGCCTGCCGGAAAACACCGTTGGCCGCCGGAAAATCGGTGCCGACCCGGTACCCGAACCCATCGCCACCGCCTACGCCGCTAACCTCGGCGCACTGGTCGCCACCCTCGCCGAATGGACCGACCCCGCCGTGCTCCCACTCACCCCGGAAGCCAACGAACGCGTGTTGGACATCGAACGGGCTGTGGAGCCGCGTCTCGCCCCCGGTGGCGCGTGGGGACACGTCGTGGACTGGGGCAGCAAATACACCGGCGCAGTGGTCCGCCTCGCCGGCCTGATCCACCTCGCCGAACACCTCCGCGACGGCTGGGGCAAGCCCGTCACCGCTGAGACGGTGGAGCGGGCCGCGCTGCTCGGCGAGTACTTCGCCGCTCACGCCCTGGCCGCGTTCGACGACATGGGAGCCGACAAGAGCACGCGGTACGCCCGGCTCGTGCTCGCCTGGATCGAACGCACCGGCTCGACCACGTTCACCAAGAAGGAGCTGTACCGGGCCGTCCGCAGCCAGATCCCCACCGCCGCCGACCTCGACCCCGTCCTCTCCCTACTCGAAGTCCACGGGTACCTGCGCCACCTCGACCCACCGGCCCGCACCGGTGCCGGACGACCACCGTCGCCCGCGTTCCTCGTCCACCCCGACGTACACCAGACCGCCGGCACCGTGCACGCCCTACCCGCGACGGCAGGTCGCAGACCCGCGTAG
- a CDS encoding DUF3592 domain-containing protein — protein MAERKPRSRWRPGYWLRHPALGVPIGAFVALLVAYLGVVSLHERNEMMARGERAVGTVRELHGRNWSASVAFTTRAGEQVIAWVGHPPWNEPYIGEDVDLSYDRDRPERAYLSGDEPGLLPVILFLGGAVALGVAQTWWLWRNWSRLRNEADAWRSRRPVPRLGARR, from the coding sequence GTGGCCGAGCGGAAGCCGCGCAGCCGATGGCGGCCCGGCTACTGGCTACGGCACCCGGCCCTCGGCGTTCCCATCGGCGCGTTCGTGGCCTTGCTCGTCGCCTACCTCGGCGTGGTGAGCCTGCACGAACGGAACGAGATGATGGCGCGCGGCGAACGGGCAGTCGGGACGGTCCGTGAGCTACACGGTCGGAACTGGTCGGCGTCGGTCGCCTTCACGACGCGGGCCGGGGAACAGGTCATCGCCTGGGTCGGCCATCCTCCCTGGAACGAGCCGTACATCGGGGAGGACGTGGATCTCAGCTACGACCGGGACCGGCCGGAGCGCGCGTACCTGTCGGGCGACGAACCGGGACTGCTCCCCGTGATCCTCTTCCTCGGCGGTGCCGTCGCGCTGGGGGTGGCCCAGACGTGGTGGCTGTGGCGGAACTGGAGCCGGCTGCGCAACGAGGCGGACGCGTGGCGCAGCCGGCGCCCCGTGCCTCGGCTCGGCGCCCGACGGTAG
- a CDS encoding sensor histidine kinase, whose product MSAAPDPPPPSAPVDSPAGGAFAFIFTRLPALLRLTCGLAGAVVALAVTTPPVRPVLLVPTVVVLTAWSFWYAARAWRHGIGGALVAGDVALTTVTCLSVPVLVAPEVLPGEASWVAVLASTTVINAQATVPARWSVPAGLVVTVAYAVGAQTAGDPTEAAAHTVTLLAQTVCTALMTAVMRRRIARADAAFLAHQRLTREALVARAAREAERQANRDLHDTALATLTMVGLGAVPGPSTGLRERCAADLRTLAALADARTVSPATPVGLHERLRAVRQRLPELAVDAELPPCTVPAPVAEAVAESAYAALSNVVRHAPGAAATLRLRRDAHTVVVEVTDDGPGFDPATVPTHRYGLRESVRGRMATVGGRAEVDTAPGTGTRIRLEWSDVD is encoded by the coding sequence ATGTCGGCCGCTCCCGACCCGCCACCGCCGTCGGCCCCTGTCGACAGCCCGGCCGGCGGCGCGTTCGCCTTCATCTTCACCCGCCTGCCGGCGCTGCTGCGGCTGACCTGCGGGCTGGCCGGCGCGGTGGTGGCGCTGGCGGTGACCACCCCGCCCGTACGCCCGGTTCTGCTGGTGCCCACCGTGGTCGTGCTCACGGCCTGGTCGTTCTGGTACGCCGCGCGGGCCTGGCGGCACGGCATCGGCGGTGCGCTGGTCGCGGGCGACGTCGCGCTGACGACCGTCACCTGTCTGTCGGTTCCGGTGCTGGTCGCCCCGGAGGTGCTGCCCGGCGAGGCGAGCTGGGTGGCGGTGCTGGCCAGCACCACGGTCATCAACGCGCAGGCCACCGTGCCCGCACGGTGGTCGGTGCCGGCCGGGTTGGTGGTCACCGTCGCGTACGCCGTCGGCGCGCAGACCGCCGGTGATCCGACCGAGGCCGCCGCGCACACGGTGACCCTGCTGGCGCAGACGGTCTGCACGGCCCTCATGACGGCGGTGATGCGCCGCCGGATCGCCCGCGCCGACGCGGCTTTCCTGGCCCACCAGCGGCTGACCCGGGAGGCGCTGGTGGCCCGAGCCGCCCGCGAGGCCGAGCGGCAGGCCAACCGCGACCTGCACGACACGGCGCTGGCCACACTGACGATGGTGGGGCTCGGCGCGGTGCCCGGCCCGTCGACGGGGCTGCGCGAGCGGTGCGCGGCCGACCTGCGTACCCTCGCCGCGCTCGCGGACGCCCGGACGGTCTCCCCGGCCACGCCGGTCGGTCTGCACGAGCGGCTGCGGGCCGTCCGGCAGCGGCTGCCCGAGCTGGCGGTGGACGCCGAGTTGCCGCCGTGCACGGTGCCGGCTCCGGTGGCCGAGGCGGTCGCCGAGAGCGCCTACGCGGCCCTGTCCAACGTGGTGCGGCACGCGCCGGGCGCGGCGGCCACCCTGCGGCTGCGCCGGGACGCCCACACGGTCGTGGTGGAGGTGACCGACGACGGGCCGGGCTTCGACCCGGCCACGGTCCCGACCCACCGGTACGGGCTGCGCGAGTCGGTCCGTGGCCGGATGGCGACCGTCGGCGGGCGGGCCGAGGTGGACACCGCGCCCGGGACGGGCACCCGGATCCGGCTGGAGTGGTCCGATGTCGACTGA
- a CDS encoding response regulator yields MDAGAVAEVTQDRPVGVAIVDDHPVVVDGVRAWLATEPRLTVLATGDDPDEVLRAAPDADVVLLDLRLHGRMVLDKLAELSTAGRRVVVYSEHTDPQTMLAALDAGAVAFLAKHEGREHCVATVLAAASDRPYVPPALAGAIVGDPRPDRPALSDKEREALLLWFQSMSKASVARRMRISEHTVKQYVDRARIKYTRAGRPAATKAALLARAIEDGLVRPEEIGTYRSYASADWPTP; encoded by the coding sequence GTGGACGCAGGCGCGGTGGCGGAGGTGACGCAGGACCGACCGGTCGGGGTGGCCATCGTCGACGATCACCCGGTGGTCGTCGACGGGGTTCGCGCCTGGCTGGCCACCGAGCCCCGCCTGACCGTGCTGGCGACCGGTGACGACCCGGACGAGGTGCTGCGGGCGGCGCCGGACGCCGACGTGGTGCTGCTGGACCTGCGGCTGCACGGCCGGATGGTGTTGGACAAGCTGGCCGAGCTGAGCACGGCGGGTCGCCGGGTGGTGGTCTACTCGGAACACACCGACCCGCAGACGATGCTGGCCGCTCTGGACGCCGGGGCGGTGGCGTTCCTGGCCAAGCACGAGGGCCGGGAGCACTGTGTGGCGACGGTGCTGGCGGCGGCGAGCGACCGGCCGTACGTGCCGCCGGCGCTGGCCGGGGCCATCGTGGGCGACCCCCGACCGGATCGGCCGGCCCTGTCCGACAAGGAACGTGAGGCGTTGCTGCTGTGGTTCCAGTCGATGTCGAAGGCGTCGGTGGCCCGGCGGATGCGGATCAGCGAGCACACCGTGAAGCAGTACGTCGACCGGGCCCGAATCAAGTACACCCGGGCGGGACGACCGGCCGCCACCAAGGCGGCCCTGCTGGCCCGGGCTATCGAGGACGGACTCGTCCGACCGGAGGAGATAGGCACCTACCGGTCCTACGCGTCCGCCGATTGGCCGACCCCCTAA
- a CDS encoding GlxA family transcriptional regulator, which produces MTRVVFLLVPQLHLLDLAGPAQVFSTAADLGHDYQLHYVADREVVPTVQGVPLVAVTRWPDLTPDDLVVVPGWRPGAHGPQGPLSPADLRRLAAHHAAGGTVASVCAGAYALGRAGLLDGRRCTTHHEVQDDLARRFPRAKVVRDVLYVVDERVVTSAGIASGIDVALHLTATRHGPATAARIARALVVHTRRNGDEQQASAMLRHRSHLSDAVHRAQDLIDARFTEPLPLAELAAAGGVAERTLTRLFRRATGLTPLGYQQALRVERAEHLIGHGTTVEAAARRVGFTDARMLRRLRARSTPAPPAPDGSSRPGSRTPPAATRAG; this is translated from the coding sequence GTGACCCGGGTCGTGTTCCTGCTGGTTCCGCAGCTGCACCTGCTGGACCTCGCCGGGCCGGCCCAGGTCTTCTCCACCGCCGCCGACCTCGGCCACGACTACCAACTGCACTACGTCGCCGACCGGGAGGTCGTGCCCACCGTGCAGGGCGTACCGCTGGTGGCCGTAACCCGGTGGCCCGACCTGACGCCGGACGACCTGGTGGTCGTACCCGGCTGGCGGCCCGGGGCGCACGGGCCGCAGGGGCCCCTCTCGCCGGCAGACCTGCGGCGGCTGGCCGCCCACCACGCGGCCGGCGGCACCGTCGCCAGCGTCTGCGCCGGGGCGTACGCCCTCGGCCGGGCCGGCCTGCTCGACGGACGTCGCTGCACCACCCACCACGAGGTGCAGGACGACCTGGCCCGCCGGTTCCCCAGAGCGAAGGTGGTTCGCGACGTGCTCTACGTGGTCGACGAGCGGGTCGTCACCTCGGCCGGCATCGCCAGCGGAATCGACGTGGCGCTGCATCTCACGGCCACCCGGCACGGCCCCGCGACGGCCGCCCGGATCGCCCGCGCGCTGGTCGTGCACACCCGACGCAACGGCGACGAGCAGCAGGCCAGCGCGATGCTGCGGCACCGCTCCCACCTGTCCGACGCCGTGCACCGGGCGCAGGACCTGATCGACGCCCGGTTCACCGAGCCGCTGCCCCTGGCCGAGCTGGCAGCCGCCGGCGGTGTCGCCGAACGCACCCTGACCCGGCTGTTCCGGCGGGCGACCGGGCTGACCCCGCTCGGCTACCAGCAGGCGCTGCGGGTGGAACGCGCCGAGCACCTCATCGGGCACGGCACCACCGTCGAAGCCGCCGCCCGCCGGGTCGGCTTCACCGATGCCCGGATGCTGCGTCGGCTGCGAGCCCGGTCGACGCCCGCGCCACCTGCCCCGGACGGTAGTAGTCGTCCCGGGAGTCGAACTCCACCGGCAGCGACCCGGGCAGGGTGA